In one window of Sulfolobales archaeon DNA:
- a CDS encoding glycosyltransferase family 2 protein, translated as MALTGMLEAIASIMILGLLAQSLQIIYNYRGALEDARRLSYSLNGGRKGVKGSIAIIPCRLGASSRDEVIYTTKSLGDLLSSKVVDKAIVVVEGEDLDVLNKQYIDLLRDPGLEVLQSDRDACRTCSGKNRALITAFKRIEYLPRHVIILLDCDAYHHPKAVDLAVRGSSSEGAIVTGYRWYILRNIYGALYNTISSLAFEYMGIERTRIVWGGLVAMPHTAINDLRLIERFSSELSDDAVINIEARRRGYKVIFCPACISITPPPKGFKAFLSWAVRQMIILRLYTPRGFKLLLSVYLANTALLVVAIIVIASRMWSLVGILFLFLLIGYIALGLLRAVIAMRVYDPVSIYGEGMWGGERNLYRAIYAILTAFRAPLILSILIMAGIARRFVWRGSLYCIERGKAFPCQAS; from the coding sequence ATGGCTCTCACAGGGATGCTTGAGGCTATAGCATCAATTATGATCCTCGGCCTCTTAGCCCAATCCCTCCAGATCATATATAACTATCGTGGAGCTCTAGAAGATGCTAGACGCCTATCATACTCTCTTAACGGGGGTAGAAAGGGTGTAAAGGGATCTATAGCTATTATCCCATGCAGGCTGGGGGCTTCATCCAGGGATGAGGTTATCTATACAACTAAATCTCTAGGCGATCTGCTATCCTCTAAGGTGGTTGATAAGGCTATAGTTGTTGTAGAGGGAGAGGATCTAGATGTTTTGAATAAACAATATATAGATCTCCTGAGGGATCCAGGTTTAGAGGTATTACAAAGCGATCGAGACGCCTGCAGAACATGCTCAGGTAAGAATAGAGCCCTTATAACTGCCTTTAAAAGGATTGAGTATCTGCCTCGGCATGTGATAATCCTCTTAGACTGTGATGCTTATCACCATCCAAAGGCTGTGGATCTAGCTGTGAGGGGTTCTTCGTCCGAGGGAGCTATAGTTACTGGGTATAGATGGTATATACTCAGAAATATCTATGGAGCTCTCTATAATACTATCTCGTCTCTAGCATTCGAGTATATGGGGATCGAGAGGACTAGGATTGTCTGGGGCGGGCTTGTTGCAATGCCGCACACAGCGATCAATGATCTCAGGCTCATCGAGAGATTCTCTAGCGAGCTTTCAGACGACGCTGTTATAAATATTGAGGCTAGGAGGAGGGGTTATAAAGTTATATTCTGCCCAGCATGTATATCGATCACACCCCCTCCCAAGGGCTTCAAAGCCTTTCTCAGCTGGGCTGTTAGGCAGATGATAATACTAAGACTATATACTCCAAGGGGTTTCAAGCTTCTCCTCTCGGTATATCTTGCAAACACGGCCCTTCTAGTTGTGGCCATCATCGTTATAGCTTCTAGGATGTGGAGCCTCGTAGGAATCCTATTCCTCTTCCTCCTAATAGGCTATATAGCTCTAGGACTTCTCAGGGCTGTCATAGCTATGAGGGTCTATGATCCGGTCTCGATATATGGAGAAGGTATGTGGGGAGGTGAGAGAAATCTGTATAGAGCTATATATGCTATTCTAACAGCATTTAGAGCACCCCTAATACTATCTATATTGATAATGGCTGGAATAGCTAGGAGATTTGTTTGGAGAGGATCTCTATACTGTATAGAGAGGGGCAAGGCCTTTCCATGCCAGGCATCCTAA
- a CDS encoding lysylphosphatidylglycerol synthase transmembrane domain-containing protein: MKKTPAIIVGVGGAAYILYIYLYVGVGKLLAILSRTDLHFLILSIVFLIASITLHGLSWHILLGGGFRNSSRVISTTVISLFTSYIVPVGAASEVIRFLIATRVLGINAFLALSTIFFHRICITLSPLIAVAAVILYAGSGILTIERATFTTLIAIYLSFIVSPNILALGFMRTKIFERVVKRFEKHFERFTGQNLDSMYEMYRRSIADLLGRWRGMAALLISMIEWVFLVLSMYSIFMALGVKRDILYAVFSILLIQILWWILPISFGGSIGVSDLIASIAYQLLSFPADVSTSIVLLYRISSLTSLLILLYPSARSIGIHVGEVRRIYREGGRNT; this comes from the coding sequence TTGAAGAAAACCCCAGCGATTATAGTCGGTGTGGGCGGCGCAGCATATATCCTCTATATATATCTATATGTAGGTGTTGGGAAGCTACTAGCAATTCTCTCGAGGACAGATCTTCATTTTCTGATCCTCTCCATAGTTTTTCTAATAGCATCCATAACTCTCCATGGCCTTTCCTGGCATATTCTACTTGGAGGCGGTTTTAGAAATAGTTCCAGGGTTATATCTACCACCGTTATAAGTCTATTCACATCATATATAGTACCCGTGGGTGCTGCATCAGAGGTTATAAGGTTTCTGATAGCTACTAGAGTGCTCGGGATCAATGCCTTTCTAGCACTATCAACAATATTTTTCCACAGGATATGCATAACCCTCTCACCCCTTATAGCGGTCGCAGCTGTTATCCTATATGCTGGTAGTGGCATTTTAACTATAGAGAGGGCTACCTTCACAACCCTTATAGCGATATACCTATCCTTCATAGTATCTCCAAACATCTTAGCCCTTGGCTTTATGAGGACAAAGATCTTTGAGAGGGTTGTTAAGAGGTTTGAGAAGCATTTCGAGAGATTCACTGGACAGAATCTAGATAGTATGTATGAGATGTATAGAAGATCTATAGCGGATCTCCTGGGAAGGTGGAGGGGTATGGCTGCCCTTCTAATCTCGATGATCGAGTGGGTCTTCCTCGTACTCTCTATGTACTCGATCTTCATGGCGCTTGGGGTAAAGAGGGATATACTATATGCTGTCTTCTCCATACTCCTAATCCAGATCCTATGGTGGATCCTGCCAATATCCTTCGGAGGATCCATAGGCGTGTCAGATCTAATAGCATCTATAGCATATCAGCTCCTCAGCTTCCCAGCAGATGTCTCTACAAGCATAGTGCTGCTATATAGAATATCCTCCCTAACATCCCTCCTAATCCTACTCTACCCCTCGGCAAGGAGTATAGGGATACATGTGGGGGAGGTTAGGAGAATATATAGAGAAGGAGGTAGAAACACTTAA
- a CDS encoding PLP-dependent aminotransferase family protein yields the protein MGAQAFRRLDWSPVELASRTARDLSGVINLASGSPDPSVIPVNELAELFEEVVRDYGAKCFLYPGAGGVPELVRELRSYVSLDLGIGIGENDDLVVVSGAQHGIKLLSQLLLEPGDIAVTEDPTFWEAIDPMRFQGARLVGIPIDEKGMDTSRLEDLLRRGLRPKLIYVIPTCHNPCGYVMSIDRRKHLLEIAEKYDLLILEDDPYRPIAPNPPPSLKSMDKGGRVIYVGSMSKVLAPGLRIGFVILPRDAAEELSKLEQHDFSTSTPIQLLVAKALRKGLVRSLMPRLRKHYKEKMDVLLESLEEHMPGSYTKAECGFFTIVRLGVDAEKHLPKAIASGIIYVPAKDFYIEKKLPDAARISMSTQPKEKIVEGIKRLSLSLKS from the coding sequence ATGGGTGCCCAGGCTTTCCGGAGGCTGGACTGGTCTCCAGTAGAGCTTGCCTCGAGAACAGCTAGGGATTTATCAGGTGTTATAAATCTTGCCAGCGGATCTCCAGACCCATCTGTTATCCCTGTGAATGAGTTGGCAGAGCTTTTCGAGGAGGTGGTTAGGGATTATGGTGCAAAGTGCTTTCTATACCCAGGTGCTGGAGGGGTTCCGGAGCTTGTTAGGGAGCTTAGATCCTATGTCTCCCTGGATCTAGGTATAGGTATCGGGGAGAACGATGATCTCGTAGTTGTATCTGGAGCGCAACACGGGATCAAACTCCTCAGCCAGCTATTGCTAGAACCAGGCGATATAGCGGTCACCGAGGATCCCACATTCTGGGAAGCTATAGATCCCATGAGGTTCCAGGGAGCTAGGCTGGTGGGGATACCGATTGATGAAAAGGGTATGGATACATCTAGACTTGAGGATCTTCTTAGAAGGGGTCTCAGGCCCAAGCTTATATATGTTATACCAACATGCCATAACCCATGTGGATATGTTATGAGCATAGATAGAAGGAAGCATCTGCTTGAGATAGCTGAGAAATACGATCTATTGATCCTCGAGGACGATCCCTATAGACCAATAGCACCGAACCCACCACCAAGCCTTAAAAGCATGGATAAGGGGGGCAGGGTTATATATGTAGGCTCTATGAGCAAGGTACTAGCACCGGGGCTTAGAATAGGATTTGTAATCCTCCCAAGAGATGCTGCAGAAGAGCTCTCAAAGCTCGAGCAGCATGACTTCTCAACATCAACACCTATACAGCTACTAGTAGCTAAAGCCCTTAGAAAAGGGCTTGTAAGAAGCCTCATGCCAAGGCTGAGAAAGCATTATAAGGAGAAGATGGATGTACTTCTAGAATCCCTCGAAGAACACATGCCAGGATCATATACCAAGGCTGAATGCGGATTCTTCACAATAGTTAGACTAGGGGTAGATGCTGAGAAACACCTTCCAAAAGCCATAGCATCTGGAATAATATATGTGCCAGCAAAGGACTTCTATATAGAGAAGAAGCTCCCAGATGCTGCAAGGATAAGCATGAGCACACAACCTAAGGAAAAGATAGTAGAGGGGATAAAGAGATTATCATTATCCCTGAAATCCTAA